CGGGACGTCTATGGTCACCTCGAACACAGGGAGAAACGTGTAAACCTTCCCTTTCCAGTTTATCTTCGCCACCGTGCGCAGATCGGTTATTCCGACACGGTAAAGGCGTTCCATTATCTCGGGCCTTTCCTCCTGAGTTTCAACGGGCATGGGATCACCCTCGGTTTTTTAGGGACTTCTAATTCGGGGACCTTTTAAACCTACCTCAACATCTTCATGAGCCTGTCGTAGCTCTTCCTCGCCCTGATGACTTCATCTTCCCCGAGCCTTCCGGCGTATCTGGCCCTCTCGAATACCTCCGTGAGAACGTCGAGGTCTTTGATGTCGGGAAAGATCCCCCTCAGCCTCTCCTCGTACTCCCGGTGCGTCCAGCTCTTCCTGTAGGGGTAACCCTTCATAACGAGGCCCGCTGTGACGTTTTTGTACATCTTTATCACCCTCTCCTCGGGCGTCCCCTCTATTGACTCGTAACTCATGCCGGGCTCGAACTTCACCTCAAAGACCCCTGCCGTTTTCCGCTTCTTGACGGTCAGGAGGATCGCGAAGAAAAGGACGAGGGGAAGGACGTAGAATATCCATGGAAGGTCCCTCAGGGTAACCACAAAATCGTTTGGGGTGACGTTGTACCGGATCCCCGGGATCGTTTCCCCCACCCCTCCGCCCCTCACGAGTTTTTCCGGCTTTTTTTCAAAGAGCAGTTTAAGGGCAACGAAGATGGCTAACAGGGTTATTGCACCGGCAAGAACGTTTCCCCTGCTGGGCCTCCCGGTCCCCCTCTGGAGTTTCCCCTCGAGGAGAAGCTTTAACGTGTAACCTGCGGCCCCGAACAGGAAGATGCTGGCGAAGAAAAAGATCCACTCGAAGTTGAAGACCGTCGTTCCCCCTCCTATCCTGCCCCCGCCCATGAGTGAGGAGATAAGGAGGAAGGAAAGGAAGAGGAGAGCGTAAAGCACCTTTGTCCTTTCCATCACTCAACCCCATTCCGTTCGATCAGGTAGTAGACCGTCCGGAGGGGAATGCCGGTTCTGGCGCTTATCTCCCTCGCAGGGACGCCCTCCCGGAAGAGCGTCCGAACCTTCCGAACGGTCCCCTCATCGTACTTTCTCGGCCTTCCCCGCGGATAGCCCTCGGGGACGAGCTCTATCCCCAGCTGGGATAGGGCCTCGATAACCCTCCTGGAAACCTTTGGATACAGGCTCGGGGGGCAGGAGATCCTCCTAACGTTTGGGGCGCGATCGAGTATCGCCACCACTATCTCGGCCGTCGGGCGGAGGTTCACGTAGACTTCGGTAACGTTTTCGTCAAGGTTCCTGAGCTTCCTCAGGAGTTCCGGAACGTTCCGGGCCTTGACTTCCACCCTCATGGGCTCATCCCCTGAGGAGGGCTAAAAACTTCCTTGCCTTATCGCTCTCCGGCAGGAACCTCTCGAACCTCTCGGTGCTGGCGAAGAGGGTCTTGTGAAGGCCGGAGATAACGAACTTCTTTATGGCCTCTTCAAGCTCGTCCCCGGGAATGCCGAGGAGTCCGGCCACCTCGTCCGTGGTGTAATCGGTCATGCCGTAGAG
The window above is part of the Thermococcus sp. P6 genome. Proteins encoded here:
- a CDS encoding DUF4129 domain-containing protein; amino-acid sequence: MERTKVLYALLFLSFLLISSLMGGGRIGGGTTVFNFEWIFFFASIFLFGAAGYTLKLLLEGKLQRGTGRPSRGNVLAGAITLLAIFVALKLLFEKKPEKLVRGGGVGETIPGIRYNVTPNDFVVTLRDLPWIFYVLPLVLFFAILLTVKKRKTAGVFEVKFEPGMSYESIEGTPEERVIKMYKNVTAGLVMKGYPYRKSWTHREYEERLRGIFPDIKDLDVLTEVFERARYAGRLGEDEVIRARKSYDRLMKMLR
- a CDS encoding DUF1699 family protein, which codes for MRVEVKARNVPELLRKLRNLDENVTEVYVNLRPTAEIVVAILDRAPNVRRISCPPSLYPKVSRRVIEALSQLGIELVPEGYPRGRPRKYDEGTVRKVRTLFREGVPAREISARTGIPLRTVYYLIERNGVE